In the genome of Podospora pseudocomata strain CBS 415.72m chromosome 7, whole genome shotgun sequence, the window ggaccgAGGTCAAAAGGGGGGGTTTGAcctggggttgggtggcACCTGGGGTCATTGGGCTGGTGAggtcgtcgaggttggggatcCTCTCGTTGGGGAGCTCCctgaggtgggggagggggacgcCAAGGcctttgatgatggaggcTACGGCTGTGAGGTAACAGATTCTGGGGGAAGCAAGATCAGCAAGAGATACAGTGTGGAGTGAAAAGGGGTTGCTCACGGAACAGAAGCAGCCTGCTCAAAAGTCCAAGCTGTGGGCTTGCGGCAGGCGTAGTTGGCCGGGACGGTCGTTACATCCTGGAAAGCGCCGGCACGGCCACCATGGCCAGCCAAGCTCATGACCGCATCACCGGCCTTGAACCCCTGAACATTCTTACCAACAACTTCCACCACACCAGCTGTGTCGATGCCGAAGATCTCGGGCCAAGAATCGACCATCATCCCATAGTGAAGATTCTTCCAATCGAGGGGGTTCAGACCAACAGCACGGTTCCGGATGCAAATCTCGTTCGGCCCAGGAACTGGGTAAGGTGCGTTGATCAGCTGGAACGGACCGCCTTGTCTGGCAGCGATGTACTGCTGGATGCCTTTCGGGGCGACCGAGCTGGCGTTTGGAGACATGTTGGTGAGAGTATCGAGTGTTGAGAGACAAATCTTGTCTGAGTGATCTCTGCGGCTTCAAGAGATTACATATGAGATGGGATCAGGTTTTGCTCACGGGGAGGCGAGATTCAGGGGTGACGTCGCCATTCTCCGGCGTTCCGTAGCGCGAGTGTCTTGACTCGAGCAAAACTGCCATTCACCGGGTTAGATACTGTGACTGACTGGCTTCAAAGCGCACCGTTGAGCCGCTGTTCACAGGCCGGGTGTCGTTAGTTTAAGCTTCTTTACCCCTGACCCCTTTCCCGAGACAGTGGGGCCAGTCGGCCCCGGCACGTCGGAAGTGGGACCCGGGATTGTGGGGCACATCGGCCGGCCCCGCTGTCACACCACCGTCCACCTGTGCTTGTCACGCCATCAAACATCACCTCACCGtcttcccaacccaacatcaTGGAAGAGGGGAAGCACCAGTATCGCGTGTAGTGTTGCTCATTTGTCTATAAAACATCAGTTTTGCCATTTCAGTCAATACAGCTGTCTCTCCCATCATTGTTACAACAGATCTCTTCAATACTTCTTGCAGACAAGCCACATacccaccaccgcaacacAGCCTAGGTGACTGTTACGTTTTCAGGTTCACTCACAGCAAAAATGAACCATACCAACACCGCCAGCCATCAATCACCCAaacctcaacacccaccagaggagcaccatcaccatcaccactggTACCACCTCAGCCAGCAAGCTCTCCTATCAGGGCTGATGTGCATGTCATGGGGTGCACTTCCCCCTGATGCAGTCGAGTACCTTGCCAGTCCAAGTCATCCACCCGACTCGGAGTCCATTACTGGCGTTCATCATCACACCTTGTACCCTGTTTCGTCTCACGGTTCAGCGCATTCCGCATCGCGGCCAAAGTAGGGAAGGCAACGAATTTGATGATTAATGATTACGATTTTTGATACCCCAAAACTGTTAGTAAGCCCCAAGGCAAACATCTCATCCCTGCTTAGACTGACAGCCCAAGGATTGGAACTTTGCGTGGTCGTTTAGGCGAGAATCGGCCGAGGGATGCAATGAAGGAGATTTTCCGCAATTCGAGCAAGGGCTTCATGTTGCTCTTAAAGCTAGCCAATGCTACTTAATTTTTGATCATTTCTGAGACCTGCCGCGTACCAGTGACAGCTACTCTCGCTTCGTCTGAGGCTGAGGAACAAATAGCCAAACGATTGCCGAGGCCGATATCAGGCCCGCAAGGACAGGCTGCAATACCGAGACTCCAACGTGGGCGCCCAGTATTCCGGTGACGATCGGGAACAGAGAACCACCAAGTTGGGCAAAGACGAAGAGGAAAGGCAGTGCTGTAGATCTGATGTCGGGAGGGAAGAGCCGCGTGCCCACCCCAAGGGCCTGTTGGCGACTGTTAGCTAAAACCCCGATTCATGAAACAAAATTAGGCAGGTTGGGTACTGACAGTCGCAAAGAATGGCCCGAGAAAGAACCCCAAGAAGCTGATGGCGACCGAGGCAGCAATGATGTTGGGAACACTGTAACAAGTCTCGATTAGCTTCACACAATATCTCCTATTCTGCCACCATGTGATAATGCTTACAGCCAGAATACCAGCTGAAACGCTAGACAGAACAGGCAGTATATGAATATCATCCGCCGCTCGCCGAATTTGTGTGTTGGATCGGGCAGAAGGAGGCGACCCAAGAGACAACCGCCGCTGAACCCAGCTGGAACGTATCCCATCTGCCTCAAGTCGCCATCGCGGACATCCACGAGATATTCCACAACCCATCCACCAGCGGTGATGCAAACCCcgagatggaagaagaaaaacagaCTGATTACCCAAACGCTTCGCGTCGTGAGGGTCTCTTTGATGAGGGCCGAAGCGCTTTTCTCGGGAGCCACAGTACCGGGATCAAGAGCACGCACACGGGGTCGAAGGCGGAATGTATCCCGAAATGCCACCATGGCCAGTGCCAAGTTAGCAACACCCAAGCCCAGAGGTACGGTGTAAAACAAGTACCACTGCGAAGATCCGTCTCCGGAAGGCGATGACGCGATGGGGGAGGCAGCGAATGGCGCAACGAGACATCCTGCCATGTACATGGCATGGATAAAACCAAGCCAGCGGTGAACAGTCAGACCCTTCTCCGTGGCGACGTAGGTGTTTGCCTGTGTGTCCTGGAAAGCCTGTCCGATGCTGGCAAACCAGAAGGTAGTGATGAACAAGCCAAACGGCGGCGTGGGCCATGCTCTCAGTGCATGGGCGACGACTTGGAAGGCAGCGCCTAAAACCATCATAGCTCCAAGATCAAGGCGATGATTGAGATGTGTGTTGGACAAGGCGGCGGATAACCAGCCCACGAAACTCGCCGCATATCTTGTCTGTGTCAACACGATGCCTATATACCTATGTTGGTCGAATGAGCGAGAGCGTCGAACTTACAGGGCAGACACAATGGCAGTAGTTACACCATAGTCGCGGATGATGTGTGGTATCAAGGCACCGATGCTACCGTCGTTGACACCGGACACAAAAAACGAGAAAGCAGCGCTGGCGAGCTTCAAAAGAACCGACTTGGTGAGCCCTTGGGCCTGATCATCTTCAGAGGGGGGAGAGTCGTCCACTTGAAAAGAAGCTCTTGCTGTGGATCGTGATGCATTCTCGGCATCGCTCGGAAGTTCAACTGTGTAAGTGGTTGTGGCTGCTTTGGACATGGCGAATATTCGTTATGTGTATCAATCTCCCGAGCCTTGATACCTGGCTTGAGGGACCTAGTCGTGGGCCAACGAAATCCTGACCGGACAGCATTTTATCAGTGTTCATGGAGGACAAGGGCCAAGGAGCGCATTTGTCAGGGTTGCCAACTTGGGATGATCCCCAGATCTCGTCGGTGTCATGCCTTCGTTTCCCCGCTGATTTGGTGGGTTTTATGGCGGGGATCACCGGCTCAAACGTGCCGAAATGGCTAAACTTCGGTGGGCAGTGGGTGTCTCGCTTCAATGGCATGGCTAAAAGTCGGAGACCTGCACCAACCACGGCCACTCTGCCGAGAGATCACGATCACAAAAGTGCTCCTTTTCCCGACCTTTTCCCGACTTACACGCTCCGTTgttgctcttcttgctcAAATGGCGGAAATCAAGaccgagatgatcaagatAAAAGGGCGAGGTGCTGTCCTCACGAGAGAGATTGGATGAAATGTCCAAGTTCAGACACACCTCAAGCAACCACCATGACATCTCCCTCAGTCTACGACAACTTTGTCTGGCGCGAGATCAGCCCTGGCATTTGGCAGCGTGACGCcgacgaggccgaggtgTTCTACTCTTCTTTGGTCAAACAGTACGCAGGGAGCGGCCGCATGCACTTCGCTATCACTGGCCATGTGTCGTTGACTATCCCGGTTCTCGAAGGCCAGGATGCCACTGCGGTCGCGCCCAGATTCGACGCAGCTCTACAAGCCGCATGGCTGAGACTTCGACACCAACTTCCCAGCATCGGTGCCCAAGTTCACTTTGACAGCCATGAGCagaagtggaagaagacaTACACGATTTTGCCCGACGACGGCGCCCGCGCCGCCTGGCTTGACAAGACGTTTCATTTCATTACAAACGGGCAGACTGGAGTGGAATGGGCCAATTCGGACCCTCCTGCTCCAGAGCTTGCGACATTGTTTGTCGTTGCCGTACCTACTTCTCCTAACTCAGGGGTCCGCCGTGACATCGTCCTTCGCTCCCCTCACGACATCATTGATGGCATTGGCACTCTACAACTTCTCAATGCCTTCGTTCATCACGCCTCACAAGCTATGGGTGAGTGCTCGACCATGCAACTTGCCATCTTCGATGGCTCCGAGACAGCACGCCTGAGTCCACCTTATCGGGTGGCTGCCGCTGTTCCTCCAGTTCCCACTCCCGAGCAGAAAGCGAAACAAGCAGCACTACAAGAGGCCAACAACGCACCCCAAGATCTAGCAGTCAGGAGCATCGGCATTCCATATCGTCAAGGCGCTCACTTACCTGGTAAACATCAACGAGTCGCTCATACCATTTCTGCCGATCGCGTCTCCTCACTGCTGGCGGCGCTCAAGGCTATTGGTGCGACGCCGACCCATGCGTTCCACGCTGCCATTGCCATGGTAGTCCGCGATCTCCACACTGAGAGCCTCTCGGCGCCGCCTGATGCTGGCGCCTTGGTCAAGTACATCAACTACATTCTTCGGAATGAGCGTCAAAACTGTCAGCCGCCTTTCAACGGGCCCCATCATGCAGCAGCCGTTTATCACTCTGTTTCTGGGGCCAAGCTTGCTGTAACGATGCCGGCCACCGTCTTTACCGATGCCAGCAAACGAGACGACGAATTTCTCGATATCTTGGCTCAAATGCGACAGTTCTACCACTCCGTGCGTGATGACAAAGACCACTTTGCTCTGGCACCATACATCTGGACGGCAgccaccccttcccttccattGCCTCAATCCGAGAACGATAAGTGGGATATTCCGGTCCCGTCGCCCAATTCCAAGCCCTCTGTCTCCATTTCCAGCATGGGCCTCATCGATAAACTAATTGTTTCGCGCGTCGGTGAGGTAGAGGTTCACAACCCCTGGGTGACCGGTGAGGAGCTGGGCACTGGACTGGGGTTGTTTCTCGGGACATTTAGAGGGGAGATGGAGCTTAGTGCCGCGTTCAACGAAGCGTGGCATACAGCGGAAGAGGTCCACGGGTTTTTGGACAGGTGCGAGAGGATTgtttttggttgggttgatcgtagatgatggaggatgtGTGTCAATAGACGGTCCACAATTTACACAAACTCTTTTTGACGGCCATTTGCGTGTCTGGGAGGCGATTTGTGACACATTGGGCAACTGGGCAGGGCTGTTAGAGCCTCAGGGGTAGCTACCCGTCAGCGATATGAATGCCAAGTCCAACCTGCATTTGCAAGTCGCTTTGGCGGAGTGGTTAACGCGCGGCCCTGCTAAGGCCGTTTCTTCGGAAGCGTAGGTTCGAATCCTGCAGGCGACGTTCACTTTTGGCATTTCTTTTACAGCCTGATCGTTATGTaattctttttttcccgCTTTCCAGGAGGAACTTAGGTCGACAAGGTCGGGACGTAGCACAATGCGGAAGCCTAACTCAACGACGAGTGACGATCAACGGAAACTTATAGTTGGGCATCAGCTCGCAATTCAACCTTTTccgctcttttcttcctccattGTCGATCTGATCACCATGCCTCTTGGGTTTCTCTGCAGGGAATGTTGAAGCGGCGTTGCACAAATGAGGTTCAAAGTGCGGCCCCCACATTCTTTGCAGCTCCAGACCACCAGACTTCCTTCTTTCACATTTGCTGCAGTCAGCGGGCGGTGCAGGCAACAGTCACACCTTCTGGAAACCTTCCACCCCAGGGCACCTGGTACATTCTCAACATAAGGTAGAGCCCTACCAACATCATGGTCTCCGAGCACCGGCCGGGCAACTTATATATCACCGATTTACGAGACCCATAACGATGCTCCAATAGACAACAGCCCATTCTCCCACAGATCTTCCACCCCGCCTTTGTCTTGACCCCATGCCCCCCATTCAACCCCGCGGCGTCGGCCCTACCGAGTCCTTCGTCTTTCCCACAGGCACCGTCAAAGACAACCTTCGGACTTTTTTTCGAGCTTGCGAACTGGGCAGCACCAGA includes:
- a CDS encoding hypothetical protein (EggNog:ENOG503NX7M; COG:C); translated protein: MSPNASSVAPKGIQQYIAARQGGPFQLINAPYPVPGPNEICIRNRAVGLNPLDWKNLHYGMMVDSWPEIFGIDTAGVVEVVGKNVQGFKAGDAVMSLAGHGGRAGAFQDVTTVPANYACRKPTAWTFEQAASVPICYLTAVASIIKGLGVPLPHLRELPNERIPNLDDLTSPMTPGATQPQVKPPLLTSVLVIGGSSGVGASAVQLLRDALPHLVIITTNSRAHNQKVTSLGATTCVDRNMKPDQIAKAVRDASPNGKGVDAMIDTVAGAMAGNKEIFGAFREDGPKLYSHVMTGEKLEVSEGVKAATVFGRMAFQTDGGGAAMTKLVDLVESGRFKMPLEIEVVGKGLGVIGAGLEKLRGGVSGTKLVVSL
- a CDS encoding hypothetical protein (COG:G; EggNog:ENOG503NYDJ); translation: MSKAATTTYTVELPSDAENASRSTARASFQVDDSPPSEDDQAQGLTKSVLLKLASAAFSFFVSGVNDGSIGALIPHIIRDYGVTTAIVSALYAASFVGWLSAALSNTHLNHRLDLGAMMVLGAAFQVVAHALRAWPTPPFGLFITTFWFASIGQAFQDTQANTYVATEKGLTVHRWLGFIHAMYMAGCLVAPFAASPIASSPSGDGSSQWYLFYTVPLGLGVANLALAMVAFRDTFRLRPRVRALDPGTVAPEKSASALIKETLTTRSVWVISLFFFFHLGVCITAGGWVVEYLVDVRDGDLRQMGYVPAGFSGGCLLGRLLLPDPTHKFGERRMIFIYCLFCLAFQLVFWL
- a CDS encoding hypothetical protein (EggNog:ENOG503P0N2), encoding MEDKGQGAHLSGLPTWDDPQISSVSCLRFPADLVGFMAGITGSNVPKWLNFGGQWVSRFNGMAKSRRPAPTTATLPRDHDHKSAPFPDLFPTYTLRCCSSCSNGGNQDRDDQDKRARCCPHERDWMKCPSSDTPQATTMTSPSVYDNFVWREISPGIWQRDADEAEVFYSSLVKQYAGSGRMHFAITGHVSLTIPVLEGQDATAVAPRFDAALQAAWLRLRHQLPSIGAQVHFDSHEQKWKKTYTILPDDGARAAWLDKTFHFITNGQTGVEWANSDPPAPELATLFVVAVPTSPNSGVRRDIVLRSPHDIIDGIGTLQLLNAFVHHASQAMGECSTMQLAIFDGSETARLSPPYRVAAAVPPVPTPEQKAKQAALQEANNAPQDLAVRSIGIPYRQGAHLPGKHQRVAHTISADRVSSLLAALKAIGATPTHAFHAAIAMVVRDLHTESLSAPPDAGALVKYINYILRNERQNCQPPFNGPHHAAAVYHSVSGAKLAVTMPATVFTDASKRDDEFLDILAQMRQFYHSVRDDKDHFALAPYIWTAATPSLPLPQSENDKWDIPVPSPNSKPSVSISSMGLIDKLIVSRVGEVEVHNPWVTGEELGTGLGLFLGTFRGEMELSAAFNEAWHTAEEVHGFLDRCERIVFGWVDRR